The Thermodesulfobacteriota bacterium genome includes the window CAAATATAAAAAAGATGGTCCCCATGGAGATTCAAATTAACGATAATCGACTCATCGGATCGGTAATGGTAGTCGGAGGTGGAATTGCCGGGATCCAGGCGGCTATGGATCTGGCGGATGGCGGTTTTTATGTCTATCTGATCGAAAGGTCATCGGCCATAGGCGGTATTATGGCCGGTCTGGATAAGACCTTTCCAACCAATGACTGCGCCCTCTGAATACTGGCGCCCAAGCTTGTGGAGGCCGGTCGGTCTCCCAATGTAAAAATCATTACCAACGCCGAGGTCCAGGAAGTATCGGGTACTGCCGGAAACTTCCGGGTTAAGGTACGGCGACAGCCACGTTATGTGGATGAAACCAAGTGTACGGCTTGTGGGGTCTGTGCGCAGTACTGCCCGGTTACCATCCCGGATCCCCATAACCAGAATCTATCCCAGAGAAAAGCCATTGATATTCTTTATACGCAGGCCGTGCCTTCCGCCTATGCGGTTAATCCTGATTATTGCCTGTTTTTGAACAAACGGGAGTGTAAACAGTGCACCCGGGCCTGTCAGGCCGGGGCAATCGATTTTAATCAGAGGTCAGAGGTCTCTACCTATCAGGTTGGCTCTATTATCTTAGCTACCGGCTTTAAGCAGGTCAACCCGGCAAAATTAAAGACGTATCGTTACCAGGACTCCCCTAATGTTGTTACCGGTCTGGAATTTGAAAGGATATCCAGCGCCTCCGGCCCTTACGTAGGCAGGATTCTCCGGCCTT containing:
- a CDS encoding FAD-dependent oxidoreductase, which produces MEIQINDNRLIGSVMVVGGGIAGIQAAMDLADGGFYVYLIERSSAIGGIMAGLDKTFPTNDCAL